From the genome of Ptychodera flava strain L36383 chromosome 22, AS_Pfla_20210202, whole genome shotgun sequence, one region includes:
- the LOC139123350 gene encoding plasminogen-like gives MRPESIECYAELDSSDYRGHVSVTRNGNICQPWNVQVPHVHYLYGRDPDNGIGNHNYCRNPDGEPSAWCYTMDPNIRFELCDVGQPRVGCLSKVEPSARECFTSANGDDYRGTVSTTESGYICQPWTSQLPYSHRYTPEIYPNAGLGDHNYCRNPDGWSATWCYTLDPLVRWESCDVGSPQTTCQNTGGKFKLLTDTCYFEWETFKF, from the exons ATGCGccccgaaa GTATTGAGTGTTACGCCGAGCTCGATAGCAGCGACTACCGTGGACATGTGTCTGTAACCAGAAATGGTAACATCTGTCAACCGTGGAACGTCCAAGTACCTCATGTCCACTACCTCTACGGCCGCGACCCGGACAACGGTATCGGCAACCACAACTACTGCAGAAATCCCGACGGAGAGCCTAGTGCCTGGTGCTACACGATGGACCCCAACATCCGTTTCGAGCTGTGTGACGTTGGTCAGCCGAGGGTTGGCTGTTTGTCGAAAGTTGAGCCGTCGGCTCGAGAGTGCTTCACGTCAGCGAATGGCGATGACTACCGCGGTACCGTATCGACGACGGAATCCGGGTACATTTGTCAGCCATGGACATCACAACTACCCTACAGCCACAGGTACACCCCAGAGATATATCCGAATGCAGGACTTGGCGACCATAACTACTGCCGCAACCCCGACGGTTGGTCAGCAACATGGTGCTATACATTAGACCCGCTTGTGAGGTGGGAAAGTTGCGACGTTGGTTCACCGCAGACCACGTGTCAGAATACAG GTGGAAAATTTAAGTTGTTAACAGACACCTGCTACTTTGAATGGGAAACATTCAAATTCTGA